DNA from Paenibacillus phoenicis:
AAAAGGGCCCCGAACTTCCTGGAAACAATCGAAGATTTCCCGAAATTCGCGGACCCTGCGAAATACGATACCTGCGTGCGGGCAGCCACAGCCGCGCCGCCGGCAACGCAAAGCCCGGTGCTTACAAGCCCAGGCTCATAAAAAGAAGGCTTTCCGTGCGGAGTAGCCTTACCTTCATCACGTATTCGCTCGTAGTCCGAAAATTTACGGTTCTCGGGTAGAAACTTCCGGGCCCTATTCCCGGCATTATACGAGATTATGATGTTCGGCGGCGAGCCGCCTTTCCTCTCCTAGTGTACCAATGGCGGACACATCATGTCAACTCAAATCCGAACATTAATAGAATGTAAAATCCGAATGTTCGTTTTTGAACAATGTCCCTCTAACGCAAAAAAACCTAGCCTGGTATACAGACTAGGGGATCTATCGAATGCGGCTCTGATATCCACGGATGCGGCTCTGGATCTGAAATCTGCCGCACTTAACTGTAAAAAGTACCTTTAATTTCGCCAATCTCCCGCATTTGAAACCAATTAGATGTAAAAGTTACTGTTAATTTGGACCAAAACTCTATAGATCCAATCAAATGATTAAAATAACAGGGGAATTTCCAGCTAAATTGACAAAATCCCGCCGATTCCCCGAAATTAACATTACTTTTTCCAGTTATTTTATCCTCCAGCCTTACGGCCGGGCGGCAACCACCGATATCAGCAGCCTCCAACGGGAAAGCGCCATCCAACTTCATCCGCTCGATATCCAGCGACACCGACATCCAATAACAGTTGCTCCCGCTAACCAATCACCCGTTTCCAATAATCCTCTCATCCGCCCAACTGCTCCTGCACTTCGATAAACAGCACCTGCAGGAACTTCTTAATGTTCACTTTCCCTTTGCTGTTGCCCGGCTCGCGCCCTTCCTCGATCTCCTTCATCTTCAACCGCACATCCTCGAAGTCAAAATAGAGCGGGGCATAATACTCAAACCGGGGATTGCCGTAATCCGTCAAGCCCAGCGAAGCCAGGTTCGTCAGCCCCGCCATCAACGCGCGGCGCAGCCGTTGCTCGATCGCCTTGACCTCCTTGGCGATGTCCTCAGGCTTCGTCTTGTACGTGGCCGCGGTTTGACGATACAACTCCTTCAGCGGCGGCAGATTGCCGCCAGCTTCGCCTCCCCGCTCCAGCAGCAACTCCATGATGGCGATCATATCGCGGCTGCCGCTTTCGCCAATCAAGCCCATATTCATCAGAATCGGTTGGATCGCCTCGCGAACCGTGCGCTTGTTCTGAGCAGCGAGCGGTGCGCTGCGCAAGTCCTCCAGCTTCTTCAGACTCGATTTGATTTCATCTAAATAATGTCCTAACGCATAGCGTTCGTTGATCTTCCGCAGCACCGTCTCCACTTCGATCCGGTTGATCGGCTTGCGGATGAAGAACTCAATCCCGCTTCGGTACGCCCGTCCAACCATATCTTGATTTTCGATCTGGGAGATCATCACGAACCTGGAGCTGCAGCCTTGGGCGCGCAAGGAATCGATCACCTCGATTCCGTCCTGATCGGGCATCAGCAAATCCATCAGCACGATATCCGGCGGCTCGCTTAAAATTTGCCGCACCCCCTCCGCTCCGCCGCCGGCCGTCCCCGTCACCTCGCCCAGACCGCTGTCCTCGATAATGTGCTGCAGCATTTTTCGCGCACTGGCATCATCGTCAACGATACAAAAAGAGAGCGGCATCGGATAACCTCCTCACACTTTGGGTTAGTAGCGGTTTGCCAAGGCTTTAAGCCGGCGCCACCGACTTCTGCAAGCTTGGGGTTGGAATCCGGATTTGAACCATCGCTCCGCCCAGCCCGGGTGCCGTCCCCAGGGAGATATCCCCGCCAAACCGGGCCACGATGTCGCGCACATGGGATAACCCAATCCCCGTCGCCGCGACGCCTTCCTCATCAAATTTGGTCGTAAAACCCGGTTCAAAGACCAGCTCCCGCTCGTCCTGCGGGAAGCCACTCCCGCTGTCGCTCACCGTGAGCAAGGTCCATCCCGCCTGCTCGCGAACCTCCAAATGAATCTGCCCCTGGCCCTGGATCGCCTCCACCGCATTGGCCGTCAAGTTCCCCAGCAGCGTAAGCAAGGGAATGTAGTTGGCGGTGTCGTAATCCAGGGTGATTTTCTGCGTAAAAACGACCTGCTTTCCCAACATATCGGCATACTGCCGCGTACTGTCGATGGTATATTGGACCAAGCTCGACAACGGCATATCCCCCGGGACTTCGCGGTCCGTCAACTTGATCAGCCCGGCCAAAATCCGCTGCGAATCCTTCTTCACCTCATGGATCTGCTCCGTCATCCCCAAGATGTGACGCTTGTGCTCCTCCAGGCCTTCTTCCGTTAACCGCCGGTACAACTCATAGCTGCGCAAGGTCAGCTCCTCCAGGGTGCCAATGGATTTCTTCAGGTAAAAGACCTCTCCATATAAACCGGAGCTAAAGCTAAGCATCTGCTCAATCCGCCGATTCTGCTCCTTCTGCACGATTCGCATCCGGCTGACGGAAATGCTGCTGTAAATCCCGGTAACAAAATACGTACGCAGCATGGCAATCATCATGAGAAACGTCCACTCGTTCAGTTTAAACGTAGCTGTGCCGGTCACAAGCAACCGAGTCAGCAGCTCCGACTCATTGGACATCAGGTCGATGACCGCGGTTACGGCCCCTAGCACCAAGGGATAGAAGCGGTCCAAACGCCGCTTGATCAGGGTCATCCCTAGGGCGAATACGATATAATACACCGCCGCCGAGCAATGCCTTGTCACGCTTTCAGCCACGGTCAAGCCGTTGCTCAGCACCTGATCCAATCCCGTACGAAACAGCAGCACCACTACGCCGGTTATGACGCCCGTGACGAGATACGGCAACTGCCGCAGCAGCAGCAAAAACAACAAAAACGCGCTGCTCCCCAGACCAATCCGAAAAATATCGCCAACAAACGGATTAATCTTCAGTTCCCCCGCCAAGGCCGTCCCGATCGCAACGACCACAATCTGAACGTAAGCGGATCTTTGAAAGGACTTTATGACAACGCTCCGCATCCCCGCTCCCCCGGATCCCGTGAGTTATTTTGCCCCTTATCGTACCACATCCGGAGAAGGATGACTATGCCTTATATACCATTATATGTTAGTGTTATGTCAGTTGATGCCTAGGCTCGCCGTGCCTCCAATTGCCTTGAGATCACCGAAAGCACAAAGTTGACGGTAAAATAGATCAACGCCACCAGCAGCAGAATCGGTATCGTATACGTGTAGCCGTGACCGATGACAATCCCGGCGTGGTGCATCAGCTCCGGCAAGGAGATGACCACGGCCAGCGACGTGTCCTTGAGCAGCGAGATGAACTGGCTCACTAATGGCGGCACCATCCGCCGCAAGCCTTGGGGCAGCACGATGTGCCATAGTGTCTGCACGGCGCTGAGTCCTGACGAACGGGCCGCTTCGATTTGCCCTTTGTCAATGGAGGCGAGACCGCTGCGCACGATTTCCGAGATCATCGCGGCCTCAAAGATCGTCAGCCCGGTCACCGTCGCGGCCACAAGCCCGAGCTTGATGCCGACCTCCGGCAAGGCAAATCGCATGAAGAAGATGATCAGCAGCAGAGGCAAATTGCGGATGAGCTCGACACCCACCAGCATGATCGGCGACAGCACGGGCAGCTTCGTATACCGAATCACGCCCACGATACAGCCAATCAGGAAGCTTAGCACGATGGACAGCCCGGCGACGATCAACGTCACGTATAGCCCATCCGCCAAGAAGCGCAAATTCTCCGCACTGTACGCCCCCGCAAAATCCATCGAACTTCAGGCCTCCTTTCAGTATTTTTTCTCAAGTCTTCGCTCCCACACCCTCACTCCATAACTTAAAGGCAAGGTCAGCACCAAATAGAACAACGCCACAAAAATATAAGTATCAAACGTCCGGTACGTATCGGCATTCACGATGTCGGCAAAATACATCAGGTCGAGCCCCGCCACGATTGTCAACACCGAGGAGTTTTTGATTAAATTGATAAACTGGTTCCCGAGCGGCGGAATAACCAGCTTGATCGCTTGCGGCAGGATAATATGCAGCATCGTCTGCACGTAGCTCAACCCGGACGAGCGGGCCGCCTCCGTTTGCCCTTGGGGGATGGCCAGAATCCCGGCGCGGATCGCTTCTGCAATGAACGAAGATGTGTATACCGCAAGCCCGATCGTTCCCGCCGTGAAACCGTCAAGCGGTAAACCTAAAGCTGCTGGCCCATAATAGAAAATGTATACGACAAGCAGCAGCGGAATATTGCGGATAAATTCCACGTAACCTGTTCCGAACCAGCGCAGGGGCCGGACGGGGGCGATGCGGAACACAGCGATTAAGGCGCCCAGCACGAAGCTTCCCACCAGCGCCAGCAAGCTGGATAGCACCGTTCCCCGGAACCCTTCCAGGTACACGTCAAAATAGTCAGTTAGAATCGTAAAATCCATAACGAATTATTCGCCCGGCTTCTTGCCGATCCATTTTTCGTAAATCTTGTCGTACTCTCCGCTGTCGTGAAGCTCCTTCAATGTATCGTTTATTGCCTGCACAATGTCCGAGTTGCCTTTCTGCACCGCAATGCCGTAAGGTTCATCGGTAAACGGCTTGCCGACCACCTCATAATTCGGATCTTGGGCAGCCATACCGTAAAGAATCGCATCATCCGTTGTCAGCGCATCGCCTTGCCCCGCCTTCAGGGCGTTAAACGCATCCTGATAGTTATCGAACTCCAGCACCTTGATACCTTCCACTTTCTCGCGGATATTTTTCACCGAGGTTGAGCCTTTGCTGCCCAGCACCGTCGAATCGGCCGTCAGGCTTTCGATGCCTGTGATCGGGCTGCCCTTTTTCACCAGCAGCGACTGCCCTGCCTGGAAGTAGACGTCGGAGAAATCGACTTCCTTCTTCCGCTCCTCGGTAATCGTCATCGTAGCTACGATCATGTCGATCTCACCGTTATTCAGCATCGGAATCCGCGTCTTCGAAGTGACTTCCTTCAGCTCCAGCGCGTTTTCATCGCCGAGAATGTGCTTAGCGATCGCCTTGGAGATATCGATGTCGAAGCCCTCGACGTTGCCGGTGGACGGGTCTTTGAGACCAAACAGCTTCGTGTCGTACTTCACACCAACCACCAGTTTGCCGCGATCCTTGATTTTCGCCAAAGCTCCGGTTCCGCTCTCCCCGGTTGCCGGAGCGGCATTCCCGCCGTTCCCGGCTGTGTTGCCGCCTGCCCCATTACTTGCACATCCGGCCAGCACCGTCAACGCACATACCACCGCAATACTGATTAGCCTCCAACGCTTCTTCATTTCTCTTCCTCCCCTTGATTATCGATTAATTTAGTGGCTCAACAGACGGCTCAGGAACGCACGCGTCCGCTCTTCCCGCGGGTTCGCGAAGAACTCCTCCGGCCCTGCTTCCTCCACGATTTGCCCTTGATCCATAAAAACAATCCGGTCCGCCACCTCCCGGGCAAACCCCATCTCATGCGTGACCACCACCATCGTCATGCCTTCGCGGGCGAGCGTCCGCATGACATCCAGCACCTCGCCTACCATTTCCGGATCCAGCGCCGAGGTGGGTTCGTCGAATAGCATAATCTTCGGCTTCATCGCCAGCCCCCGGGCGATCGCCACCCGTTGCCGCTGCCCGCCCGACAGTTGGGACGGATACGCGGACGCCTTATCGGCGATGCCCACCTTCTCCAGATAAAACATCGCCGTCTGCTCAGCTTCCGCTTTGGAGATGCCCAGCACCTTAATTGGCGCCAGCGTGATATTGTCGATCACCTTTTTGTGCGGGTACAAATTAAAGTGCTGAAAGACCATTCCGATATCCCGGCGCAGCTTATTGATATCTGTCTTGCGGTCATGGACCGGGAGGCCGCCTACCGTCAGCTCGCCGTTCGTAATCGTCTCCAGCCGGTTAATGCAGCGCAGCATCGTGCTTTTCCCTGAACCCGACGGGCCAACAACGACCACGACTTCCCCTTCCTCAACTTGTAAATTAATCCCCTTCAGTACATGAAAATGACCAAAATGCTTATCTACCTGTCGAAAGCGAATCAACGGCAGCCCTCCTTTCGACCGCACATCCCTGAAGTCGATGTGAGTAATCGTAACATTTGAACATAACCTTACTTTGGAGACTATAAAAAACTACAATTCCCTACACGCCGACTAGAAAATCGCCCAAAAAAATTTGGGCATCTTCCTCAATCCTGTCGGACAAGCGTTAGTTTTCCTTACAGGAATCTTCCTTGATGGAGTTGAAGGAGTTAAGTTCTACACACGCCAAAAGTTCTAACGCTTGGGTTAGACGCTATTTGCGCTAAAATCGGAGCGTGCAACTTGTAACGCTTATGGGAGAGCTTATTTCGGAGTTTTCTCCCGAAAAAGGCGGCTCCCGACTCAAATAAGCACGCTGGTCAGCGTTA
Protein-coding regions in this window:
- a CDS encoding response regulator, whose product is MPLSFCIVDDDASARKMLQHIIEDSGLGEVTGTAGGGAEGVRQILSEPPDIVLMDLLMPDQDGIEVIDSLRAQGCSSRFVMISQIENQDMVGRAYRSGIEFFIRKPINRIEVETVLRKINERYALGHYLDEIKSSLKKLEDLRSAPLAAQNKRTVREAIQPILMNMGLIGESGSRDMIAIMELLLERGGEAGGNLPPLKELYRQTAATYKTKPEDIAKEVKAIEQRLRRALMAGLTNLASLGLTDYGNPRFEYYAPLYFDFEDVRLKMKEIEEGREPGNSKGKVNIKKFLQVLFIEVQEQLGG
- a CDS encoding ATP-binding protein; this encodes MRSVVIKSFQRSAYVQIVVVAIGTALAGELKINPFVGDIFRIGLGSSAFLLFLLLLRQLPYLVTGVITGVVVLLFRTGLDQVLSNGLTVAESVTRHCSAAVYYIVFALGMTLIKRRLDRFYPLVLGAVTAVIDLMSNESELLTRLLVTGTATFKLNEWTFLMMIAMLRTYFVTGIYSSISVSRMRIVQKEQNRRIEQMLSFSSGLYGEVFYLKKSIGTLEELTLRSYELYRRLTEEGLEEHKRHILGMTEQIHEVKKDSQRILAGLIKLTDREVPGDMPLSSLVQYTIDSTRQYADMLGKQVVFTQKITLDYDTANYIPLLTLLGNLTANAVEAIQGQGQIHLEVREQAGWTLLTVSDSGSGFPQDERELVFEPGFTTKFDEEGVAATGIGLSHVRDIVARFGGDISLGTAPGLGGAMVQIRIPTPSLQKSVAPA
- a CDS encoding amino acid ABC transporter permease, whose amino-acid sequence is MDFAGAYSAENLRFLADGLYVTLIVAGLSIVLSFLIGCIVGVIRYTKLPVLSPIMLVGVELIRNLPLLLIIFFMRFALPEVGIKLGLVAATVTGLTIFEAAMISEIVRSGLASIDKGQIEAARSSGLSAVQTLWHIVLPQGLRRMVPPLVSQFISLLKDTSLAVVISLPELMHHAGIVIGHGYTYTIPILLLVALIYFTVNFVLSVISRQLEARRA
- a CDS encoding amino acid ABC transporter permease; translated protein: MDFTILTDYFDVYLEGFRGTVLSSLLALVGSFVLGALIAVFRIAPVRPLRWFGTGYVEFIRNIPLLLVVYIFYYGPAALGLPLDGFTAGTIGLAVYTSSFIAEAIRAGILAIPQGQTEAARSSGLSYVQTMLHIILPQAIKLVIPPLGNQFINLIKNSSVLTIVAGLDLMYFADIVNADTYRTFDTYIFVALFYLVLTLPLSYGVRVWERRLEKKY
- a CDS encoding glutamate ABC transporter substrate-binding protein, encoding MKKRWRLISIAVVCALTVLAGCASNGAGGNTAGNGGNAAPATGESGTGALAKIKDRGKLVVGVKYDTKLFGLKDPSTGNVEGFDIDISKAIAKHILGDENALELKEVTSKTRIPMLNNGEIDMIVATMTITEERKKEVDFSDVYFQAGQSLLVKKGSPITGIESLTADSTVLGSKGSTSVKNIREKVEGIKVLEFDNYQDAFNALKAGQGDALTTDDAILYGMAAQDPNYEVVGKPFTDEPYGIAVQKGNSDIVQAINDTLKELHDSGEYDKIYEKWIGKKPGE
- a CDS encoding amino acid ABC transporter ATP-binding protein, with the protein product MIRFRQVDKHFGHFHVLKGINLQVEEGEVVVVVGPSGSGKSTMLRCINRLETITNGELTVGGLPVHDRKTDINKLRRDIGMVFQHFNLYPHKKVIDNITLAPIKVLGISKAEAEQTAMFYLEKVGIADKASAYPSQLSGGQRQRVAIARGLAMKPKIMLFDEPTSALDPEMVGEVLDVMRTLAREGMTMVVVTHEMGFAREVADRIVFMDQGQIVEEAGPEEFFANPREERTRAFLSRLLSH